From the genome of Fundulus heteroclitus isolate FHET01 chromosome 9, MU-UCD_Fhet_4.1, whole genome shotgun sequence, one region includes:
- the henmt1 gene encoding small RNA 2'-O-methyltransferase, with translation MNPVFSPSLHKQRHQFVMDFVTKHKPKKVADMGCGECKLLKQLKFQRNIELLVGVDVNGAKIKKEMYGLAPLSTDYLQPTYEQLHIELYQGSVTQRDARLRGFDLVASIELIEHLPLTDVEHFSSVLFGYMSPASVIVSTPNSEFNKLLPGLTGFRNSDHKFEWNRSEFRSWALKVCWDYGYEVEFTGVGEAPHNQRESVGFCTQIGVFHRVQGSDLCNRLHGSEVEEVFSYTLLYSINYPTLQDNNTLCRVLGSEVLYWAEQMKNRWMAEKAGVSPHCQTERGGVEESQETAEKVDCRGGGEEQEWLRTSNPEQQESGPSNRYVRVPLAVLWACCPKIAELSGSLRNLRHLLTDEPRVQLTQDGSSLLVKCEEQELVDSDLENSEGPLSAPCFVGAELEEDWEPNV, from the exons atgaatcccGTTTTCAGCCCGTCGCTTCACAAGCAAAGGCACCAGTTTGTCATGGATTTTGTCACAAAACACAAACCTAAAAAG GTAGCTGACATGGGCTGCGGCGAGTGTAAGCTCCTGAAGCAGCTCAAGTTTCAGCGGAACATCGAGCTGCTGGTCGGCGTGGACGTCAATGGCGCAAAAATCAAGAAGGAGAT GTATGGATTAGCTCCTCTGTCGACTGACTATCTGCAGCCTACGTATGAGCAGCTGCACATTGAGCTCTACCAGGGCTCAGTCACACAAAGGGATGCTCGCCTCCGAGGATTCGATTTGGTGGCCAGCATAGAACT CATAGAGCACCTCCCTCTTACTGATGTGGAGCACTTCTCCTCTGTGCTTTTTGGATACATGAGCCCAGCAAGCGTCATCGTCAGCACCCCTAACTCTGAGTTCAACAAGCTTCTGCCTGGGCTGACTGGGTTCAGAAACAGTGACCACAAGTTTGAGTGGAACAGATCCGAGTTCAGATCCTG GGCTCTCAAGGTGTGCTGGGATTATGGCTACGAAGTGGAGTTCACTGGTGTTGGAGAAGCGCCACATAACCAGCGAGAAAGCGTCGGCTTTTGCACGCAGATCGGTGTGTTTCATCGTGTCCAGGGCAGCGATCTTTGCAACAGGTTACATGGCAGCGAAGTGGAGGAAGTGTTTTCATACACGCTG CTGTACTCCATAAATTACCCCACCCTGCAAGACAACAACACTTTGTGCAGAGTCCTAGGGAGTGAGGTGTTGTATTGGGCAGAACAGATGAAAAACAGGTGGATGGCGGAAAAGGCCGGCGTTTCACCACACTGTCAGACTGAACGAGGAGGCGTGGAGGAATCCCAGGAAACAGCAG AAAAGGTGGATTGTCGCGGTGGAGGTGAAGAGCAGGAGTGGCTTAGGACCAGCAACCCTGAGCAACAAGAGTCCGGTCCATCCAACAg ATACGTCCGCGTACCTCTGGCTGTGCTGTGGGCCTGCTGTCCGAAAATCGCTGAGCTGAGTGGAAGTCTCAGAAATCTCCGACATCTGCTGACGGATGAGCCTCGAGTTCAACTCACTCAGGATGGCTCTTCTCTACTTGTTAAATGTGAAGAACAAG AACTGGTGGACAGTGATTTGGAGAACAGTGAAGGTCCACTATCTGCACCATGTTTTGTTGGAGCTGAACTGGAGGAAGACTGGGAACCAAATGTTTGA